Part of the Candidatus Methylarchaceae archaeon HK02M2 genome, AAATAATTACTATTTGATGTGGGATGAAGGCGAGGGCTGCTATCTTCCTGAAGTAAACGATCTGCACAACATAGTGATAAAGGGAAACAAGATAATTGGGAACGGTGACGAGGAGACGGGCGACGGTATTGAACTTGAATTTGTGAACGGCGTTAGCATAGCATCCAACCTGATAGCTGGAAATGAGGAAGATGGGATAGATTTCGACGATAGTTTTTATAACGATCGTTGGTTTGGTTCTTGCCCGGTAGCATCGGTAATAAACAACAAGATACTGGCAAACGATAACCAAGGAATAGAATATGATGGAGACGATGATTGGCCGGAAGTAGATACAGATGGTGATGGTGAAGACGATACAACAGTAATATTGAGCCTTACCATCAGTCAAAACAAGATAATGGGAAACAATGAAGAAGGCATAGAGATCGACGATACAAAGAACATCGTCATAACCTACAACGAGATAATGGGTAATGAAGATGAAGGCATAGAGATCGATGGAACAGACGAATTCGATGTTGACTTCATGGTGGAAAATATACTGATAGCATATAACTCAATAATCGATAATAATGGCGAAAATATAGATCTGGACGAAGTCTCAGATGTGAAGATAATCTTCAACAAGATAACAGGAAGTGCTGATGAGGAAGGTATAAACATAGATGGAGGATATTACTTAGATTCTCCCTATTATGTAGATGTATATGGCGAAGATCTGCTCATCAAGGGTAACGTCATAACCGGTAATGAAGAGGAGGGTATAGAAGTAGAAAACTTCGATTCTCCAGTAGTTATTGAGTGGAACACGATCTTGTATAATGGTCATGAAGGAATACATCTAGATGACGTCGAGAGCCCACAGATACTTCATAATACTGTAATGTATCAATATGACGAATCTGAAGAAACCCGTCCGGGAATTGAACTAGATGAATGCGACGGAGCGAGGATCGCATACAATACCGTAGCATACAACGTAGACACTAATGTCAGAGTGGACGACTCTGATGATGTAATAATCGAGCATAACACCATAATAGGTTCAGAAGACCGCGGCGTAGTTGTAAATGACTGTGAAGATATGACCATACAGTACAACGAGATATACTTCAATCAAGAACACGGCATCGAATGGGACTACAGCTCAGGCCTCATAAACCATAACATAATAGGTTATACTGGATCGCTATCTGGTAACAAAAATGGCATAGACTTATGGGATTCTTGCAGTGATGATGATAATCTCGTCACCATAAGCGACAATACAATAATGGGTAACGAAAATGGCATCGAATGCACAGATTCAGACCCAA contains:
- a CDS encoding right-handed parallel beta-helix repeat-containing protein is translated as MKKMIATVTIAMLLMLPLLLVIPLPAIAEPTEALSDAVGGGTGGIYYLDPTILYTGGVTITGDTTIYGRGAVIDLDGDDLDIVGAYLYIERCTITNGENGLHFEDDATGFVYNNIIVQNSDDGIDMDDCDEGEIVIKENSIIQNYDGVDFNDSTNIIILENMITHNEDDGIDGNNYYLMWDEGEGCYLPEVNDLHNIVIKGNKIIGNGDEETGDGIELEFVNGVSIASNLIAGNEEDGIDFDDSFYNDRWFGSCPVASVINNKILANDNQGIEYDGDDDWPEVDTDGDGEDDTTVILSLTISQNKIMGNNEEGIEIDDTKNIVITYNEIMGNEDEGIEIDGTDEFDVDFMVENILIAYNSIIDNNGENIDLDEVSDVKIIFNKITGSADEEGINIDGGYYLDSPYYVDVYGEDLLIKGNVITGNEEEGIEVENFDSPVVIEWNTILYNGHEGIHLDDVESPQILHNTVMYQYDESEETRPGIELDECDGARIAYNTVAYNVDTNVRVDDSDDVIIEHNTIIGSEDRGVVVNDCEDMTIQYNEIYFNQEHGIEWDYSSGLINHNIIGYTGSLSGNKNGIDLWDSCSDDDNLVTISDNTIMGNENGIECTDSDPTIIGNYIAYNEDGIVIIGGNNGDCNVTIGGTYNNRNYIIRNFDDGIYVSAGADVPIINYNNIFENVEYGVQYGGENIIDAENNWWGDISGPGDPATFGFGPGIGDEVSELVDYSPWLVSVIP